The Oncorhynchus nerka isolate Pitt River linkage group LG12, Oner_Uvic_2.0, whole genome shotgun sequence genome contains the following window.
tggtgcattcaccttatgacctccagtggaacagtagtgcatctaaatcttttcagggggagggggtgagagggattactttatcctatcctaggtattccttaaagaggtggggtttcaggtgtctccggaaggtggtgattgactccgctgtcctggcgtcgtgagggagtttgttccaccattgggggccagagcagcgaacagttttgactgggctgagcgggaactgtacttcctcagtggtagggaggcgagcaggccagaggtggatgaacgcagtgcccttgtttgggtgtagggcctgatcagagcctggaggtactgaggtgccgccccctcacagctccgtaggcaagcaccatggtcttgtagcggatgcgagcttcaactggaagccagtggaggagcggaggagcggggtgacgtgagagaacttgggaaggttgaacaccagacgggctgcggcgttctggatgagttgtaggggtttaatggcacaggcagggagcccagccaacagcgagttgcagtaatccagacgggagatgacaagtgcctggattaggacctgcgccgcttcctgtgtgaggcagggtcgtactctgcggatgttgtagagcatgaacctacaggaacgggccaccgccttgatgttagttgagaacgacagggtgttgtccaggatcacgccaaggttcttagcgctctgggaggaggacacaatggagttgtcaaccgtgatggcgagatcatggaacgggcagtccttccccgggaggaagagcagcccgtcttgccgaggttcagcttgaggtggtgatccgtcatccacactgatatgtctgccagacatgcagagatgcgattcgccacctggtcatcagaagggggaaaggagaagattaattgtgtgtcgtctgcatagcaatgtgagcagaaccagcggtgtcgttttgacttagcaaacgaggatcggatgtcaaccttcttttcaaaatggttggccgaagtcatctgcagagagggaggaggattcaggagggaggagaaggttgctgcagataggagagaccatgtgaggttatgacagagccaagtgacttggtgtatagcgagaataggagagggcctagaacagagccctgggggacaccagtggtgagagcacgtggtgaggagacggattctcgccacgccacctggtaggagcgacctgtcaggtaggacgcaatccaagcgtgggccgcgccggagatgcccaactcggagagggtggagaggaggatctgatggttcacagtatcgaaggcagccgataggtctagaaggatgagagcagaggagagagagttagctttagcagtgcggagcgcctccgtgatacagagaagagcagtcctcagttgaatgactagtcttgaaacctgactgatttggatcaagaaggtcattctgagagagatagcgggagagctggccaaggacggcacgttcaagagttttggagagaaaagaaagaagggatactggtctgtagttgttgacatcggagggatcgagtgtttttcagaaggggtgcaactctcgctctcttgaagacggaagggacgtagccagcggtcagggatgagttgatgagcgaggtgaggtaagggagaagaatctccggaaatggtctggagaagagaggagagggatagggtcaagttgGGGCAGGttgttgagtgtaatagtttctactgtgctgttaTTCGGCGGCTAGCTAGCAGTCattacaagacgcgagatttcatctggagagagagggagaaagaggtcagagcacagggtagggcagtgtgagcagaactagcgTTGTGTtcgttgacttagcaaacgaggatcggatgtcgactctaaaccttcttttcaaaatggttgctAGCTCACTGCACTAATCAGGAGGGTggcagagggggaggcagggcagtgtaggaggGAAAGACTTGGGTTGTTCTTGATTTGCGGTGGCATTTACGTTCCTTGCCTTTGCAACCATGAGAAACACTTAAAATGACTAACAGTTACACATCATACATGTTTTTGTTTATATTGAACTGTCCCACTTGCTACTACACCTTTTCATAAATCTAGTGTGTGTTGTATACAGATATTGAACTTGACCCATCTACATAATATCTGTTGTCATTATTCTAGGATTGTGAGGACAGTGCCAGCATGTTTCTTCCCCACCACCCTGATCCCGAACCTACAAAGTCACTGGCTCCTGATTGTAACGGTGGAACTCTTGCACTGCTGCTGGAAGACTGCATTAATCTGCTGGGGCCAAATGCAGAGTCTATGAAACTGGAGGAGGTAGCGTAGGAAGCCTACATTACCAAGTGATGTAGTTTGTCAGTGTTTATTAGTCCATTCAACACCACCTACACTCTgtttatgttgtgtttattttaGGATTGTGAGGACATTTCCAGCATGTCTCTTCCCCACCAACCTGAGCCCAATATGCCCCTCAAGTGGGTAACAGTACTACTGGGAGACTGCAGGAAATCACTGAGTCCTGGCTGTAACAGTGGAGCTCAGTGGACACTACTGCCTCTCAAGAGAGTTCGAGTACAGCTGGAGGACTGCAGAAAGAAGCTTGGGCCAAATGCACAATCTATTCAAGTGGAGGTTGTTGATAGCAGAGGATCATCTCATCCAGGTATTTGATCAAATTTGCAAACCCTTATTATGCATTTGGTTATATTTGACTTGTGTTGATGAACTTGatgctgactctcttctctgtgtagccCAAGACCCTCTTCCTCACACAGGTGTAAAGCCCAACCAACATGGAGAGCTTGGAGAGAATTCATCTACATCAACCGAACATGGAGAGATCTCTGCTCCAGGAGAGCTTGGCGGGAACTCATCTGCAACAGATCTTAAACTAAAGGATGCCAACAAAACAAAAAGACCTCACCACTGCTCTCAGTGTGGTAAGAGTTTCAAAACATCAAATGATCTAAAAGTACATCAGAGaattcacactggagagaagccttaccactgcccTTATTGTGGGAAGGATTTTGCTCAGCCTGGTTATTTTAATGTGCACCTGCGACAGCACACTGGAGAAAAGCCTTACCAATGCTCTGAATGTGATCAATGTTTTTCACGTCCTGACAGTTTTAAATTACACCAAAAAGTTCACATGAAAATTCATACTGAAAAGAAGCCTTAttactgctctgactgtgggaagaattTCTCTCAGGCGAGTTACTTTAAGATACACCAACGAATTCACACTGGAGAAAAACCCTTCCACTGCTCTGGCTGCGAGAAGTGCTTTACTACATCAGCTGAATTGAAATTGCATGAGCGGGTACATTCAGGAGTTAAACCTCACCACTGtgctgactgtgggaagagtttttctGTACTTTCTCGATTACGAAGACATCAACTTACACATACTGGAGAAAAACCTTTCTCCTGTCAACAGTGTGGAAAAGGTTTCCCTGAGAAATTTAGTTTACAAACACACCAGCAAATACATATCGGAGAGAAGGCTTTtaactgctctgactgtgggaagagttttacctTAAAACGTTACTTAACAATTCATCAAAGATCACACACTGGACAGAAACCGTACAAATGCTCTGTCTGTGGGAAGGAATTCGCACGAGGCAGCAACTTCATAGCACACCAGCGAGTACATACTGGAGACAAGCCATACTCCTGCTCCTTTTGTGAGAAACGATGCTATACATCAACTGATCTAAAAATTCATCAGAGAatgcacacaggagagaaaccattccCTTGCCCTGATTGTGAAAAACGCTTCAGTGCAAAAGTTCAGCTAACAGCTCATCAGAGAGTGCACACAGGCGAGTTGCCTTACTCATGCTGTGAATGTGGGAGGGGCTACCCACACCTGCAAAGTTTGAAGTACCACCGGGAAAAACAACACAAATTGAAAATCTCACCACTGAAGAAGACGACTAAGAAGAACACAATGAAATAACGTGCTACATTTCTCATTGTCAATCCTAGCAAGACATTGTTGAGTCGGTTGATACTGGAAAGGGGCTTTGTATCACAGTTAGTAGTGTGAACTGAGATGTTCAGCATTAGGATCCCCTTCATACACCAGAGAACACGCACTGGAGAAAACCCTTGAAAGGTGTCGTTATGCGTTGATTTATTCTTTGCTATTTAGGTGGCAGTGTACGACacagggccagtttcccagaacTAGTCCCGGATTAAGCTATTTCAACAGAGATTCTCCCGTTGCGCAAGAGGTGTGTGAAGATGCTTAGGAATCATTTGTGCACTGATTACAGACCAGTCATGTGTAGCAGCAGGTTGCCCGCTAAATCATATTTCGATCGGTAATGTATTGATCTTTGGTATGTACAGCCCTGCCTCATATAAGCAGTTACTAACAAGATTTTCCTCAATATGGACATAGAATAAGATGTTTTTTTCCTGTGTTTTAAGCATTCAATGAAAAGAACATCTTCCCTACAATCAAAGATGGGGAAGGTTTGATAAtgctgtggggttgctttgctgcctctGGTATTGGGGGCCTTGAGGGTGCGCAAGGCATCATGAAATCTGCAGGTTATCAGGTGTTTTTGGAGTCCAATGTTAAACCCAGTGTCCAAAAAATGTGGTCTCCATTGAAGGTTGATGGTGTTCCAGCAGTACAACGAccccaacaaaaacacacaaagcaCCCAGGAATGGTTCAAGAAGAGACTGTTCTGGAGTGGCCAGCCAAGATTCCTGATCTGAATCACAACGTAAACTAAAACCTATGGTGAGAGTTGAAACAGAGGTTGCTGCAGGTTACCCTCAAACATTGAAGAATTAGAGCACTTTGCTACTAAAAAGTGGGCCAAACATCCAGTTGAAAGGTGCAGCAAGCTCATCGATGGTTATAATAAGTGTTTGTCTGCAGTTAACTTTGCCAAAGGATGTGCAACCAAGTAGCTCCAGGGTGTCGATGCCATTTATCTTTTATTTTCTCAATTAAAATTGTAAATTGAACAAAATTGGTTCTGCAATGTTGAAAATCCAGTAAGCTGTGGCCAAACATTATGGAGTTATTTGAGTGCAGTGCAGTCAGAAAAgtgattttcatgtgttttatatatatttatatatatttccacactgaggttggaataatactgaaattgtgaaaatgataatgcccttttagcgtAAGAGCTACTAAAaagaaaagaccgcctgaaatttcaaCCTGTTTTAATGGGATGGAGTTCTGGcctctggtgacatcaccaggcagtaaatgggttaatagaccaataagaaatagttccaaacctctctgccaataacagcttgtTTTCAGTTTTACACTCCCCACaaagaccactcccagacagtcctagcaaaattcttgcttgagaaatgagTCTTTGCTATGAAACTATTTTTGCTTGTTTTCATTTAAAATGCTCACAaataatcacagtaaggtacttaattgttatctAGAAATgtaatattgagataaaaacggctgcaaGGATGCCAATATATTTGTCTGAAACCGTGCTGTACAATATTCAAATCCTGCTTTATGTGCCCTCTTGACTCCTGAAAATGTTAGTTATTTTGCTGCTTACTGTGCCCCCCTCCCCCCAGTGAAAACAATTTAAGAGATTAACCAATTGCAATATAATCAAAGTATTTGTATACAAATTGATAAAACACGTTcactttttaattaaaaaagtcatTTGTATTTTACTCAGTCACTACAGTGcctgctttacaccactccagccgacacttggcattgcacatggtgatcttgggattgtgtgcagctgctggccatggaaactcatttcatgaagctcccgacaaacagttattttgCTGATTGATGTttcttccagaagcagtttggaactcagtcgtGTTGCAACCAAAGATAGACGATTTTACATGCTAGGCACTTCAGCTGTCCCGTTTTGTGagctgtgtggcctaccacttagtGTCTGGAGaaattgttgctcctagacgtttccacttcaaaaATACATCTGcagtgtttaccgtgaatgc
Protein-coding sequences here:
- the LOC115138355 gene encoding uncharacterized protein LOC115138355 produces the protein MDCEDSASMFLPHHPDPEPTKSLAPDCNGGTLALLLEDCINLLGPNAESMKLEEDCEDISSMSLPHQPEPNMPLKWVTVLLGDCRKSLSPGCNSGAQWTLLPLKRVRVQLEDCRKKLGPNAQSIQVEVVDSRGSSHPAQDPLPHTGVKPNQHGELGENSSTSTEHGEISAPGELGGNSSATDLKLKDANKTKRPHHCSQCG